From Sulfurovum xiamenensis, a single genomic window includes:
- a CDS encoding cation diffusion facilitator family transporter, whose amino-acid sequence MSGNHSHHHHLINNYNRSFAIGIALNVIFVIIEVGYGLLADSLALIADAGHNFSDVLSLMLAWGASYLSTKHPTHKRTYGLRKVTIMASLVSAVLLLVVLGGIAWESIERLSSPEPVNGMIIIVVAAIGVVINTATALLFVKGQKHDLNIRAAYLHMAADAAISLGVVVAGIAIMITGWLWLDPVISLFIVLFILIGTWSLLKDSIDLSIDAVPQGIDVQHIKNYLTGLKNVTEIHDLHIWALSTTETALTVHLVTTHELIDNCFLEKIQEHLHHHFDISHATIQIENEADDYTCILNRDECKF is encoded by the coding sequence ATGTCAGGCAACCATTCTCATCATCACCATCTAATAAACAATTATAACCGCTCTTTTGCCATAGGCATTGCGCTCAATGTCATTTTTGTGATCATTGAAGTCGGTTATGGGCTGCTTGCTGACTCCCTTGCACTTATCGCAGATGCCGGGCATAACTTCAGTGATGTTCTGAGCCTTATGCTTGCATGGGGTGCAAGCTATCTGTCAACAAAACATCCTACTCACAAAAGAACCTATGGCTTACGAAAGGTCACCATCATGGCTTCTTTGGTTTCGGCTGTATTACTTCTTGTAGTACTAGGTGGTATCGCGTGGGAATCCATAGAACGACTCTCTTCTCCAGAACCTGTGAATGGGATGATTATTATTGTTGTTGCTGCTATTGGTGTGGTCATCAATACCGCAACAGCATTACTTTTTGTAAAAGGTCAGAAACATGATCTTAACATCCGGGCAGCATACTTACATATGGCAGCTGATGCAGCTATCTCTTTAGGTGTTGTAGTCGCTGGTATCGCTATTATGATAACAGGCTGGCTTTGGCTCGACCCTGTTATCAGTCTTTTCATTGTGTTATTTATCTTGATCGGGACATGGAGTTTGCTGAAAGATTCCATAGATCTCTCCATCGATGCAGTACCACAGGGGATAGATGTTCAGCATATCAAAAACTATCTCACTGGTCTAAAAAATGTAACCGAGATACATGACCTGCATATTTGGGCACTCAGTACTACAGAAACTGCCCTGACCGTACATCTTGTAACGACCCATGAGTTGATTGACAATTGTTTCTTGGAAAAGATACAAGAACATCTTCATCATCATTTTGACATTTCACATGCCACTATCCAGATCGAAAATGAAGCAGATGATTACACTTGTATTTTAAATCGTGATGAATGTAAATTTTAA
- a CDS encoding DUF2202 domain-containing protein — MSSKPDSTSVLTEEQKDMLFFIYQEEKVARDVYITLGKIYNSENTFRLMQITEQRHLDCAKKLCDIYGVDTSSVDESVIGVFESPVLTMLYDTYIEKGKSSLRDALEMSEFIGASDVDMLEHASIGMPSDVVSVYEKLKKGNINHLNTFHTSISRAA, encoded by the coding sequence ATGAGTAGTAAGCCAGATTCAACTTCAGTACTAACTGAAGAACAAAAAGATATGCTTTTTTTCATCTATCAAGAAGAAAAAGTGGCCAGAGATGTTTATATTACATTGGGTAAGATTTATAATAGTGAAAACACTTTTAGATTAATGCAAATTACAGAACAGAGACATTTGGATTGTGCAAAAAAACTTTGTGATATTTATGGTGTTGATACTTCATCTGTAGATGAGAGTGTGATTGGTGTATTTGAATCACCAGTTTTAACTATGCTTTATGATACTTATATAGAAAAAGGGAAAAGTTCACTTCGTGATGCATTGGAGATGTCTGAATTTATTGGAGCTTCGGATGTTGATATGCTCGAACATGCCTCAATAGGTATGCCAAGTGATGTGGTATCTGTATATGAAAAACTTAAAAAAGGTAATATAAACCACTTAAATACCTTCCATACATCCATTTCTAGAGCTGCATAA